In Cetobacterium somerae ATCC BAA-474, the following are encoded in one genomic region:
- a CDS encoding carbohydrate ABC transporter permease: MKIKNLVSHIFLIICSIFTLFPFLWLIIGATNSSSQITIGKMSIGTNFLINFSSAIKKANVLLGLKNSLVIALSITILVLIISSLAGYSLVIFPDSKRDFIFKVMLFSMMIPFAGQLIPLFKIFTKIGLLNTYLAAILPSISSVYLAFFFKQSFKAFPRELIEASRLDGLSEFGIFLKIVFPVMKSTYAAAGIVAFMGAWNSYMWPLIVLQSNKKMTLPMMAASISNGYSPDYGALMVILIIATLPMIIVFFTLQRHFVQGMTGSIK; encoded by the coding sequence ATGAAAATTAAAAATTTAGTCTCACATATTTTTTTAATTATTTGTTCTATATTTACTCTTTTTCCTTTTTTATGGCTTATAATAGGAGCGACTAATAGCTCTAGCCAGATTACTATAGGAAAAATGAGTATCGGTACAAATTTTTTAATAAATTTTTCTTCAGCCATTAAAAAGGCAAATGTCTTACTAGGATTAAAAAACAGTTTAGTAATAGCGTTATCTATTACAATATTAGTTTTAATAATATCATCTTTAGCAGGATATTCTTTGGTTATTTTTCCAGATTCAAAAAGAGATTTTATATTTAAAGTAATGTTATTTTCGATGATGATACCTTTTGCAGGTCAACTAATACCTTTATTTAAAATTTTTACTAAAATTGGATTATTGAATACGTACTTAGCTGCAATTTTACCGAGTATATCAAGTGTTTATTTAGCATTCTTTTTTAAGCAATCTTTTAAAGCTTTTCCTAGAGAATTAATTGAAGCTTCCAGGTTGGATGGACTCTCAGAATTTGGAATATTTTTAAAAATTGTTTTTCCTGTTATGAAAAGTACATATGCAGCGGCAGGTATAGTGGCGTTTATGGGAGCTTGGAATAGTTATATGTGGCCATTAATAGTTTTACAGTCAAATAAGAAAATGACATTACCAATGATGGCAGCTTCTATATCAAATGGATATTCTCCAGATTATGGTGCTCTTATGGTGATACTTATTATAGCAACATTACCAATGATAATAGTATTTTTTACATTACAAAGACATTTTGTTCAAGGTATGACAGGTTCTATAAAATAA
- a CDS encoding carbohydrate ABC transporter permease — MNIKNRENKIGWNMLIVLLILWGLFTVIPVIWSFGLTFFSYRGNLSKFVGIGNYISIFSDKLFLKAFSNTLFYLIIQVPIMLLLAMVIAALLNNSSLKGRGIYRTIIFLPCVTSLITYSVLFKMMLAPDGIVNKILINLHIIGEPTNWLGDPFWAKIVVIFALVWRWTGYNMIFYLAAMQNIPGEIYEAATVDGASKFKQFFSITIPLMKPIIIFTSITSTIGTLQLFDETMVLTKGGPGDATITLSQLVYKTLFEYSPNQGYASTIAVFIVLAAVLLALLQFKITKEESNEN, encoded by the coding sequence TTGAATATAAAAAATAGAGAAAATAAAATAGGATGGAATATGCTAATAGTACTTCTAATTTTATGGGGACTATTTACTGTAATTCCTGTTATTTGGTCTTTTGGTTTAACATTTTTTTCTTACAGAGGAAATTTATCTAAATTTGTTGGAATAGGAAATTATATAAGCATATTTAGTGATAAATTATTTCTAAAGGCTTTTAGTAATACATTGTTTTATTTAATTATTCAAGTTCCTATAATGCTATTATTGGCAATGGTTATTGCGGCACTATTAAATAATAGTTCTCTAAAAGGAAGAGGAATATATAGAACAATTATATTTTTACCGTGTGTGACATCACTAATAACTTATTCAGTATTGTTCAAAATGATGTTAGCCCCAGATGGAATAGTAAATAAAATTTTGATTAATTTACATATAATAGGAGAGCCTACAAATTGGTTAGGAGACCCATTTTGGGCTAAAATAGTAGTTATATTTGCTTTAGTTTGGAGATGGACAGGTTATAATATGATATTTTATTTGGCAGCTATGCAAAATATACCTGGTGAAATTTATGAAGCTGCAACTGTTGATGGTGCTTCAAAATTTAAACAATTTTTTAGTATAACTATTCCGCTTATGAAACCAATAATAATATTTACATCAATTACTTCAACAATTGGAACACTACAATTATTTGATGAAACAATGGTATTAACTAAAGGTGGACCAGGAGATGCTACTATAACTTTATCACAACTTGTTTATAAGACTCTTTTTGAATATAGTCCAAATCAGGGTTATGCATCAACTATAGCTGTATTCATTGTTTTAGCAGCAGTTTTATTGGCACTACTTCAATTTAAAATAACTAAGGAGGAGTCAAATGAAAATTAA
- a CDS encoding ABC transporter substrate-binding protein — protein MRFFKGLSILTLLLVLFGCGEKEKENVLKVWAWDPNFNIKSIELAKESYNKKNPDNQVELEVVEMSRLDLEQKLITVLSTGDKSTYPDILLLGDRNAPMILNTYNEAFTELQDIINYDNFAQYKVGGMTIKDKIYGVPFDTGVTGIYYRKDILEKAGYTEKDLENITWNKFVEIGKNVKEKTNIDMITFVPNEMTTFETILQSQGSNYFKKDGSINLIGNEAAKESLIVIKNMLDNKIVKQAIDWTTFIGAVNGGTAASSVSGSWFTATVMSVPEQSGLWRIAPTPRTDNGFGLNSSNEGGASWYVMNTNKKNLAKKFLSETLGSDIELYQTLLKEAGVVGTYIPAGEGEVYATGVEFFGGQKIYQDFIKWMSLVPNVEYGRYYGEVSSNIMMLLPDYYSGKISEDELLEKAQEKTQQLISK, from the coding sequence ATGAGATTTTTTAAAGGACTATCAATTTTAACGTTACTTTTAGTATTGTTTGGATGTGGAGAAAAAGAAAAAGAAAATGTATTGAAGGTATGGGCATGGGATCCAAATTTTAATATTAAATCTATTGAACTTGCTAAAGAAAGTTATAATAAAAAAAATCCAGATAATCAAGTAGAACTTGAAGTTGTAGAGATGTCTAGGCTAGATTTAGAACAAAAACTTATAACAGTTTTGTCGACTGGAGATAAAAGTACTTATCCAGATATACTTTTGTTAGGTGATAGAAATGCACCGATGATTCTAAATACGTATAATGAAGCTTTTACAGAGTTACAAGATATAATAAATTATGATAATTTTGCACAATATAAAGTTGGTGGTATGACTATAAAAGATAAAATATATGGAGTTCCATTTGATACAGGTGTAACAGGAATTTATTATAGAAAAGATATATTAGAGAAAGCAGGGTACACAGAAAAAGATCTAGAAAATATAACTTGGAATAAATTTGTTGAAATAGGAAAAAATGTAAAGGAAAAAACAAATATAGATATGATTACATTTGTTCCTAATGAAATGACTACATTTGAAACTATTTTACAATCTCAAGGATCGAATTACTTTAAAAAAGATGGTTCTATAAATCTTATTGGAAATGAAGCAGCTAAAGAAAGCTTAATAGTTATAAAAAATATGCTAGATAATAAAATAGTGAAACAAGCTATAGACTGGACAACTTTTATAGGGGCTGTAAACGGAGGAACTGCTGCATCTTCAGTAAGTGGATCTTGGTTTACGGCAACTGTTATGTCTGTTCCTGAGCAAAGTGGATTGTGGAGAATTGCACCAACACCAAGAACGGATAATGGATTTGGATTAAATAGCTCTAATGAAGGTGGAGCTAGTTGGTATGTTATGAATACAAATAAAAAGAATTTAGCTAAAAAATTTTTATCTGAAACTCTAGGTTCAGATATAGAGTTATATCAAACTTTATTAAAAGAAGCTGGAGTTGTGGGAACGTACATTCCTGCTGGTGAAGGAGAAGTCTATGCTACGGGTGTAGAATTCTTCGGTGGTCAAAAGATATATCAAGATTTTATTAAATGGATGAGTTTAGTTCCAAATGTTGAATACGGTAGATATTATGGAGAAGTATCATCAAATATAATGATGTTATTACCAGATTATTATAGTGGAAAAATTTCAGAAGATGAATTATTAGAAAAAGCACAAGAAAAAACACAGCAACTGATAAGTAAATAG
- a CDS encoding LacI family DNA-binding transcriptional regulator: MLDSVEIAKLAGVSRSTVSKVLNNYPKISAETREKVLEIVKKYNYVPNSNAQALAGKINSVIGIFIYEKNYEKSIKNNQGKNFVYFTDFIDACIKEAFLYKHQVLVDIIEDEIGEMRIENFFRNGSIAGGIFIGLNQESNLIKHLMEKDYKLALIDYRKDLEGHKKNNCTFLINVMDYEGSYEITKRLIDLGCTKILYISGDEKKLTGSERKRGYIQCLKDNGIPLRDELIISSNFKKDDSYLKIQEFLEKNIKIDAVISANDTMAYSFLDVIKDLGLKEKFKNTQIWGYDNLKYSFIQGIKTVAPDFNKGAVEAIKSLIIPEYAAENPSKIDVKLIEKLEDYLNS, from the coding sequence ATGTTAGATAGTGTTGAAATTGCAAAGCTTGCTGGAGTATCTAGAAGTACCGTATCTAAAGTTTTAAATAATTATCCAAAAATAAGCGCTGAAACAAGAGAGAAGGTTTTAGAAATAGTAAAAAAATATAATTATGTACCTAACTCCAATGCTCAAGCTTTAGCTGGAAAGATAAACAGTGTTATTGGAATTTTTATATATGAAAAAAATTATGAAAAGAGTATTAAAAATAATCAAGGGAAAAATTTCGTATATTTTACTGATTTTATAGATGCTTGTATAAAAGAGGCTTTTTTATATAAACATCAAGTTCTTGTAGATATAATTGAAGATGAAATAGGAGAAATGAGAATTGAAAATTTTTTTAGAAATGGAAGTATAGCTGGAGGAATTTTTATAGGTTTAAATCAAGAAAGTAATTTAATTAAGCATTTAATGGAAAAAGATTACAAATTAGCATTAATAGATTATAGAAAAGATTTAGAAGGACACAAAAAAAATAACTGTACTTTTTTAATAAATGTAATGGATTATGAAGGATCGTATGAAATTACAAAACGATTAATTGATTTAGGTTGTACAAAAATTCTTTATATATCTGGAGATGAAAAAAAATTAACAGGATCAGAAAGAAAAAGAGGATATATTCAATGCTTAAAAGATAATGGTATTCCATTAAGAGATGAACTAATTATATCAAGTAATTTTAAAAAAGATGACTCATATTTAAAAATACAAGAGTTTTTGGAGAAAAATATTAAAATTGATGCAGTAATTTCAGCAAATGATACAATGGCATATAGTTTTTTAGATGTAATTAAAGATTTAGGATTAAAAGAAAAATTTAAAAATACTCAAATTTGGGGTTATGATAATTTAAAATATAGTTTTATTCAAGGAATAAAGACAGTTGCTCCTGATTTTAATAAAGGAGCAGTGGAAGCAATTAAATCATTAATTATACCTGAGTATGCAGCAGAAAATCCTTCAAAAATAGATGTTAAGCTAATAGAAAAATTAGAAGATTATTTAAATTCATAA